The Verrucomicrobium spinosum DSM 4136 = JCM 18804 DNA segment CATCACCGAATTGTCGACGTCCTCCCCCAAGGGGAGGCTGCGGTGAGCTGTGGCTATAAGCTCTAAGGTGGATCTATTGTCTCAATAAACCCAACATGTCGATTCCTAGTGCTGGACTTTTGGCGATCTTCCCGCCATGATCCTGGGTCCTGTTAGCATCTCTTGACCCAGCTGAGCTCCCACAGCTGCTTCGCAAGCTCTCCGCGCACCTTCCACTCTCACTTCTCTCCTTCTCGTGAAATAATTTGCAAATCTAGCATAATTCACCGGATAGAGTCACGTCTGCCGCAGTTCCACCGATTCCGCCATGGCCACCCTCGTATTTGTCCTTGAAGATGAACGTGAAATTAATGTCCCGTTGGAGGGCCTAATCACGTTGGGCAGCTCGGAAGACAACGACGTAGTCGTTGACGATGCCACCATTTCCGCGAAACACGCGGTGCTGGAGCCCTCACATCAGGGCAGTTATGTGCTCCGCGACTTGAGATCTGACGCTGGCACCTACGTCAACGGCCAGAGGATACAATCCCAGATGCTGCACCACGGGGATGATCTCGCCTTTGGCCTGTTGCGCGGTCGTTTTTTCATGCCTCAGGGCAGCCCTTCATCTGCTCAGAAGTCCCACATCACGCTTCCACCGGGGAAGGAAACCGCCGGGGGGGTTCCAGTTGGCTCTGCTCTCAAACCCACGCCAAAAGTCGCCGCACAGGAGCCCTTCCACCTGGAAATTCATTCCAAGCAGGAACACGTGATCCAGCGCCTGAAGTCGCTCGAAGCTCAAGAGCAGCAGAAGATGGGGCAACTGGAACAACTTGATCGCCAATGCGGTGAAGCTGCGGCCAAGCTCAATACCCTGCAGGTGCAAATGCGCGAACTGCAGGACCAGGCCACACGGGAACTGCATGACGGTCATGCCGCCACAGCGCAAAAGCTGGAGGCCGCCCTCAATGAGCAGCGGGCCCAGCAGCAACGGCTTCAGTTGGAGATCAATGGTCTGGAGCAACAACGCGAGGCCAAAGATGCTGGCATCGCCGACGCGGAGAAGCGTCTCCAGCAGCTGAAAGACGCCATCCAAACCCAGGAACAACAACAGCAGGCACTGTCTGAGACACAGATCGCCATCCGCGAAGGACAGTCCCGGCTCGAGGGGCTGCTGGCAGAGATCACCACAGCGGAAGGGCGCAAGAATGAAGCCCAACAAGTGCTCGCGGACCTGGAGGCCCGCCAGGCCACAGTCGCTGAGCTTGAACAAAAAGCCCGCCAGGCGTCTGAGAGCCTGAGCACCACGCAGAACGAAATCCAGCAGGCGGAAAGCCGCCTTGCGGAACTGACCCTCGCCCTCAGCACCCAGTCCGAGCAGGAAAGCGCCCTCAAAAAATCCCGGGAGGAACTGACGGAAGCGCAAGCCGAGCTTGAGATTGTGAGGGCTGAACTTGCTGGGTGGGAAACTCAACGCCAGGCATTGCAGGAAAGCGTGAGCCAGGTGGAAAGTCACCACCAGACGCTCCAGCAGCAGATCAATGAGAAGGAAAGCGCTTTTAGCCGCGCCCAAACGGAATTGGAAACCGTCGAGCAGCGTCTGCAAGAGCTGCAAAACACGACTTTGAGCGTAGAAGCCGAGCAGCAGAAGCTGATCGAGATCACCCAGGCACTCCAGGCTGCCCAGAGCAGCCTCGAAAGCGTCCGCTCCGAGACTGCCGAGGGCGAAGCCCTGCGTCAGACCCTGCATGCGACCATCAGCGAGGCCGAGGCCAAGCAATCCACCCTCGTGCAGGATATTCAGGAGAACGAGCAGCGCCTGACCCGCACGCAGAGCGATCTGCAGAATGTGGAACTGCGGTTGCAGGAATTACAGAGCACCAGCCAGTCGCTCGAATCCAAGCAGCAAGAGCTGCAGGAAGTGACCGAGGCCCTTCAAAAAGCCCAGAGCGATCTGGAAACGGCCCACAGCGAAGTGACCGGCTGGCAGGCCAAGCTGACGACCCTGGAGCAAGCCGTAGGAGGGTTCGAGCTCAAACACTCCGAGCTTCTTACGAGTGTGAAGGAGCGCGAGATGCAGATCACCGGTCTGCACGCCTTCTTCCAGGACGGCGAAGCCCGCAAAATCCAACTTGCGGCAGATGTGGCGGACCTGGAGGAGAAACAAAGGCTCCTCGCCCAGACCAACCAGAGCCTCTTGGAAAGCCAGGGGCGTCTCGAGGCTGTCCGCAAGGACATCACCGGCTGGGAGAATCAACGCGCCGCCCTCCAGTCCAATATTGAGGAACTGGAGCAGAAACAGTCTGCCACCCAGGCCCAGATTTCGCGGAGCGACCAGCAGTTGTCCGACACCCGGGCGGCCATCCTCGCCGCGCAGGAGCAGCTTGGAGAACTACAGACTGCCGTGGCGGATTTCGATGAGCGGCAGCACCTGCTGCTCACCACGAACGATTCCATCAATCACGCTCAGGATCAGCTCTCCACGCTGACCATGGCCATCACGTCATTCGAGGCCCAGCGCCAGTCCCTCCAGCAGACGCTGGTGGGCTTTGAGCAGCAGAATCACACCGCACAAACCGAAATCCAGCAGGCCCGGGCGGAGTTGGAGCGGCTGATGGACCAAAAGCAGCAACTGGCCCGGGTCGTTGCCGAGAACAAGGAAGCGGAATCGACACGCGAAGAGTTGCGAGGTGATGTGACCAAGCTGCAAACGCGGCGCGAACTCCTGGAGCAGGAGATGGAAGCCCTGGAGAACAGCCGGATCGAAGCGGAACTGCAGATCACCCGTCTCCAGGCTGATATCACCCGGGCCAGTGAAGAGCTTCACCAGACAGAGGCCCTGAAGCTGGATGCCGAGAAGAGCGTGGCCCGCAACCGGGATGAAGATGAGCGCCTCCAACAGGCACTGATCACCCTGCGCTCTGAACACGATCTGGCGATCAACTCCCTGTCGGCCCGTCGGGAGGACCACAGTGCGATGGAAGCGCGGGTGGCCGACCTCACCGCCGAG contains these protein-coding regions:
- a CDS encoding FHA domain-containing protein, whose amino-acid sequence is MATLVFVLEDEREINVPLEGLITLGSSEDNDVVVDDATISAKHAVLEPSHQGSYVLRDLRSDAGTYVNGQRIQSQMLHHGDDLAFGLLRGRFFMPQGSPSSAQKSHITLPPGKETAGGVPVGSALKPTPKVAAQEPFHLEIHSKQEHVIQRLKSLEAQEQQKMGQLEQLDRQCGEAAAKLNTLQVQMRELQDQATRELHDGHAATAQKLEAALNEQRAQQQRLQLEINGLEQQREAKDAGIADAEKRLQQLKDAIQTQEQQQQALSETQIAIREGQSRLEGLLAEITTAEGRKNEAQQVLADLEARQATVAELEQKARQASESLSTTQNEIQQAESRLAELTLALSTQSEQESALKKSREELTEAQAELEIVRAELAGWETQRQALQESVSQVESHHQTLQQQINEKESAFSRAQTELETVEQRLQELQNTTLSVEAEQQKLIEITQALQAAQSSLESVRSETAEGEALRQTLHATISEAEAKQSTLVQDIQENEQRLTRTQSDLQNVELRLQELQSTSQSLESKQQELQEVTEALQKAQSDLETAHSEVTGWQAKLTTLEQAVGGFELKHSELLTSVKEREMQITGLHAFFQDGEARKIQLAADVADLEEKQRLLAQTNQSLLESQGRLEAVRKDITGWENQRAALQSNIEELEQKQSATQAQISRSDQQLSDTRAAILAAQEQLGELQTAVADFDERQHLLLTTNDSINHAQDQLSTLTMAITSFEAQRQSLQQTLVGFEQQNHTAQTEIQQARAELERLMDQKQQLARVVAENKEAESTREELRGDVTKLQTRRELLEQEMEALENSRIEAELQITRLQADITRASEELHQTEALKLDAEKSVARNRDEDERLQQALITLRSEHDLAINSLSARREDHSAMEARVADLTAEVQELTATITNQTVEQQRLDQTIANLDRQRVESEAVLKEQEEALHRSTTAHKLVEAKVKEAEANVQHLREQEAALAGTSDSLTNAQNHLADLDSQIGTLETKRQEMEHTIVGLEKQQRELQTSITLREQEVASAIQSLNDTRTHNEKLRQEGKSLDHNNVNLEAEIKARQASLADLDKRNQECVNMVRQRENNLAMVSKSLEQSESLQQNLKLALQALAAQQTDAQVEVQRLNATRDSRVSEIESLNVQRQQLDAQVQSLTHEAATAKARAAELQVLVQAREDQIKTSETKYTNAELRRKDLEQRIVTLSGTEERLSLARQQLKQAEEAYAALQALNSKFEERKAEYNTLEKRMEMLRQDEKGTDAALTAQQKALQTLMQQSEAAKQRQRAEGQALDKQLQASRDALASANKQLHEITAKHEEMVQHTRRLEGAEVKHAEMLARIKQSEQQSSEMVARLRKLEQETVDAQARLKQTQAIEQTSQERLDSLRKQEGPLKQALQDLQSAQQAERQRFEEMRVINQDAERHAAQHRAQLENVQEEMRQEIAELENRLSTLHSYKEDLDHRYARLAALPENSPEARELWKDIQRAKEEIASKMPAKGGILARPQTRSVVVPRGGRGE